In the Candidatus Stygibacter australis genome, GTGCTTCGGAAGTTGCTACTTTGGTGAATAAGCATATACTTTATCAAAACAGCCCCGTGGAAGAAGATATAGTTAAAGCTGTGATGGTGGGAGAAGAGCTGAATAACAGCCCCTGGACCTATGGTGGAAATTATAAGGATCAAATAGTATCCGGCGGTTATTTTGATGGCTACAGCACAACAGGTTTCACAGCCAATATTAATATTAACACCTTTTATGACCGTGATGGTGGCTGGAGTAAATATGACCTTTTTGACGAATTTTCCGATACAGGAATTAACCTTTTGAATCATCTGGGACACAGCAGTCCCACTTATAATATGAAAATGGATAACAGCGATCTAACTGCAGCGAATTTTACCAATAATGGAATAACACGGGGTTTTGTTATAGGTTATTCCCAGGGATGTTATAATGGCTCATTTGATAACTGGCATTATAGTGGTTATTATTTAACTGAGGATTGTTTTGCCGAAAAGATAACTGATGGAATACCAGGCGGCTATGTTGCCTGTATTGCAAATTCACGTTATGGCTGGTATATGCCGGGAGGCACAAACAGTTCTTCGCAATATTATGACAGGATGTTCTTTGACGGTATATTTGGAGAAGGAATAACTGAGATAGGATTAGTAAATCAATATTCTCATGAAGATGATGTAAGCTATATGCTGACAAACAGCAATATGCGCTGGGCATGCTATGAAACCAACCTTTTTGGTGACCCCTCACTTGATATCTGGACAGATATTCCTGATGATATAGAAGCATCAGTACCGGTTTCAGTATCAATAGGAGTATCACAGATAAGCATTCAAACCAATGTTAATAATGCCCGAGTAGCAATTTTGCAGGATGGAGAATTACTGGGTAGAGGATTAACAGGCTTCAATGGAATGCTGAACCTTAATCTGGAAGAACCGGTATCCAGTCCATCACCTCTGGACATTTCAATAATTGCTCATAATTATAATCGTTATGAGGGTGTGATCATTGTTGTTTCTGATCAGCCTTATGTAGTATATCAGGGTTATACTCTGAATGATAGTGCTGGAAATAATAACGGATTACCGGATTATAATGAGGAGATTTCGCTTGATCTTCAGCTTTATAATGTGGGAAATCAAAATGCCCTTAATACTGTACTAAATATTAGTACTGATGATGAATATATCACGATGCTGGATGCTGATGAAGTAATAGGTGAGATCAATGCAGAGAGTGTAATTGAACTTATAGATGCTGTTAGCTTTATGATCAGTGATGATGTTCCTGATCAGCATGTAGTAAATTTCACGATTACAGTGACTGGTGATGACAGGGAAGATTGGGTATCATATTTTCAGATGACTTTAAATGCCCCATCTCTTATCTATGGTGGAATCAATATAGATGACAGTATATCCGGGGATAATGACGGAATACTTGACCCTGGAGAATCTGCTATAGTAACTTTGCAGATCTTAAATAATGGGCAAAGCGATTCACCTTATGCCAGTTTGCAATTATCCTGTAATAATGCCGAAATAGCGATCCTGGTTCAGACTTTTGATCTGGGCGTGATAGCAGCTAATGATCAGGCAGAAGGGATATTTGAAATAAATGTGGGTACTGATATAGAGATCGGAACTCCAGTGGAATTTGCTCTGGTGTGCTCGGCAGATAATTATTCATTCCTGGAAGAATTTGTTGAACCGGTGGGATTAATATTCGAAGATTTTGAAAGTGGGGATTTTAGTGGTTATGATTGGACATTTGGTGGCAATAGTGACTGGCAGATAGACGATCTGGCTTATGAAGGAGATTACAGTGCGAAATCAGGAACGATCAGTAATAATCAAAACAGCAGGATTCTGCTCGATCTTAATGTTCTATTCTCAGGACAGATCAGTTTCAGATACAAAGTGTCTTCCGAAGGGGGTTATGACTTATTGAGATTTTATATTGATGGTGAAGAAGTGGGAGCCTGGTCAGGTGAATTACCCTGGTCTCAGGCAAGCTTTGATATTTCACAGGGTGAACACACCATACAATGGAGATATGAAAAGGATAGTAATGTATCCAGCGGCTCTGATTGTGCCTGGATTGATTATATAATTTTCCCGGCAATTGGAATTCCTGATCCTGCAGAGATGGTGATGGATACAGAAGAACTTAATTTTATGCTGGAAGAAGGTGAAACAGGATATGCTAATCTGGAGATTGCCAATGAAGGTGAAGAAAATCTGATCTGGAATGTCACCAGGCATTATCTGGAAAGCAGAGATAGTGGTGGTCCTGATGATTATGGATACATGTGGTTGGACAGCAATGAAGCCGGAGCTGTGGACTTTGACTGGATAGATATCTCAAGCACCGGAACTCAGGTGAGTTTTACTCATAATGATGTGGGGACAGCTTTGATGCCAATAGGCTTCACCTTTAATTTTTATGGCGCAGATTATGATGAATTTCTGATCAATCCCAATGGCTGGATAGGCTTTGGGGCGGATAATGAAGAATGGTCAAATTCTTCTCTGCCAGATGCTGATGCTCCCAGACCTGCCATTATGCCTTTGTGGGATGATCTTTATCCGGCGATTGGCGGAAATGGTGGCGGAAATGTATATTATGAGAGTTTTGATGATCATCTGGTGGTGATGTTCGATGGTGTTATCCATTATCCTGGTGATTTTAATGGCACTTATGAGTTTGAAGTTGTCATCTGGGATACAGGTGATATCAAACTCCAATATAATAGTTTAGATGGTGATCTTGATACCTGCACGATAGGTATTCAGGATGCCCAGGCTTCAGATGCACTGCAAATATTACATAACGATAATTATCTGGAAGATGAGCTGGCTATATATATTCACAAAGTAATCAACTGGCTGGATATATCTGCAACCAGTGGTGAGATAATAATGAATGATCAGATCATATTGCAATTAACAGCCCACACTGAAGAGCTGGAAGCTGGGGAATATGTATGTGAACTGATCTTCAATACAAACGATCCTCTGCAGGAGACAGTGATCATTCCGGTAAATTTAATTATCGGAGGTGGCGTTATTTATGGTGATGTTGATGATTCTCAGGTAGTGGATGCCTTTGATGCATCTTGCGTGCTGCAATACATTGTGGGACTCGATCCCCTGCCGGAGCTTGACCCGATACCCTGGGAAGCAGAAAGGATAGAATGTGCTGATGTGGATAATAATAATACTATTGAAGCTTATGATGGCTCTTTGATCTTGCAATTTGTAGTAGGGCTTATTACGGAATTCCCGGCTCAAAACGGGGATCCAGTGAATCTGCCGGATGCTGATATCAGATTAGATTGCCAGTTGCTTGATGATGAACTTTATCTGATGGTTATTGCAGATGGAGATATATATTCATTCAGCATGACAGCTGAGCAGATGGAGCAGGTTAGCCTGGGTACACCCGAATTGATGGAAACGGAAAATGCCCTGCTTGCCTGGAATGAAAATGAGAACGGCTGGATGTTGTCTTGCTGCAATGCTTATAGTTTTACAGATGATCAGGTGATCGTGCGGATTCCGGTAGAACTTGATTCTCAGGCTGGGGAAGAGGAATTCATGATGCAGATAAATGCATCTGACTGGGGAGAATATTCTTTTGATTTCAGTACTGTGGATGAAAATAATGATGAAATCATCTATGCTAATGAATTATTTGGTAATTATCCAAATCCATTTAATCCCCAAACTACTCTTTCATTCAGCGTCAAAGAAGATAATACTCCTGTAAAGATCAATATCTACAATATCAAAGGGCAATTAGTGAATACACTTACAAATGAAGTGTACAGCTCAGGAAATCATCTTCTGATCTGGGATGCAGATTCACAGCCAAGTGGAGTTTATTTCTATCGAAGCATAATCGGTGATTATGTTTCCACTAAAAAAATGTTACTAATAAAATAAAAGAATATTGAATTAAGATGCCTGCTCTGAATATTCGGGGCAGGCATTTCTGATGAGTGCATCATCTTAATGTATAGCTTAGATCGAAAATAAAAATTGCGGAGGATAAGTGAAAAAATTATCTCTAATAGTGATCGTGCTGATGATCTGGAGCCTTCAGGCAAGCTGGGTTAGTCTGCAGAGCAGTGAAAGCAACTTATTTAATTGTGAGAGCTCTGATCGTAGTATTACAGAGCTGAATTTTCAACTTGATGGATATGAAATTGAAACCTTAGAAAAAGCAGGGCAGGAATATCTGCAAATTTCTCATCCGGAAGAAGGGGATCTGCTGCAGATAGGTAAGCCGGATCTGCCGGTATTTACTACTTTAGTAGCAATAACAGGAACTGGTACACCACAACTGAGTTATGAAGTTTTAAATTCTTCCACGTTATCAGATGTGACGATATTTCCCCGTCAGGAATTACAGCTGGAAAGTGAACCTGCTAGAGATGAATTTAGTCGCGATGAACAGTATTACGCCAGTGGCAGTATCTTTCCTGAAACAGAAGCTTTTATGGGTGAACCAGCTATTATGCGCGATGTAAGACTGGTGCCGGTTACCGTTTGCCCCTTTAGCTGGGACCCTGTCAGCCGGGAATTGACTATTGTCAGCGAATTTGCTCTGCAGGTGAGTATGACTCCTGAGCCAGGGATCAATGAGCTGAATGATGATAATTATATATCACGAGCTTTTGAACCTTTCTATAAAGGTAATATTATAAATTATGAAGCTTCTGAAACAAGAGATGAATTTCAGCAACCCTGTATTCTCTTTATTCACACAAATAATACTGCGGTCACCTCAGCTCTGGCATATCTCACAGACTGGAAACATGAACGTGGCTTTGAAGTGCACACAGTCAGTACTACTCAGACCGGATACTCAAGTACAGCCATTAAAAACTATATTCAATCTGCTTATAATAACTGGGAAAACCCTCCCGAATATGTTGTATTAGTAGGTGATGCAGGCGGCTCTTATAATATTCCCACCTGGACAAATACCTGGAGTTCTTACGGTGGTGAAGGAGATCAGCCTTATAGCCAACTGGCAGGCGGTGACGTGCTGGCAGATGTTATTGTGGGTAGAATGCCCTTTGGCAATATAACTGAACTGCAAACCATGATTGCAAAATCTATTAACTATGAGAAACAACCCTATGTGACAAATCCAGACTGGCTGGAGACGATCACTTTGGTTGGAGATCCAAGTTCGTCAGGTCCTTCCACTATTTCCACCTGCCGTTATGTACAGGAAGTCACGCAGGCATATAATCCCGAATTTAGCTATAATGAGATTTTTAGTGGCAGTTATTCATCCCTGATGAGCAATGCCTTAAATGGAGGGACTCTATATTTCTGTTATAGAGGATGGATCGGAATGAGTGGCTTTGGTAATAACAATATAACTTCACTTAATAACGGGTGGATGCTGCCCTTTGCCACGATCTTGACCTGTGGAACTGGTGGCTTTGCCGGAACCTGCCGCAGCGAAGTTTTTGCCAGAGCGGGAACTCCTTCAAATCCTAAAGGAGCTATCGCTGCCGTAGGAACAGCAACTTCTGGTACCCATACCTGCTTTAATAATTGCGTAACAGCAGGTATGTATGAAGGGATATTTAATCTTGATATATTCTCT is a window encoding:
- a CDS encoding C25 family cysteine peptidase codes for the protein ASEVATLVNKHILYQNSPVEEDIVKAVMVGEELNNSPWTYGGNYKDQIVSGGYFDGYSTTGFTANININTFYDRDGGWSKYDLFDEFSDTGINLLNHLGHSSPTYNMKMDNSDLTAANFTNNGITRGFVIGYSQGCYNGSFDNWHYSGYYLTEDCFAEKITDGIPGGYVACIANSRYGWYMPGGTNSSSQYYDRMFFDGIFGEGITEIGLVNQYSHEDDVSYMLTNSNMRWACYETNLFGDPSLDIWTDIPDDIEASVPVSVSIGVSQISIQTNVNNARVAILQDGELLGRGLTGFNGMLNLNLEEPVSSPSPLDISIIAHNYNRYEGVIIVVSDQPYVVYQGYTLNDSAGNNNGLPDYNEEISLDLQLYNVGNQNALNTVLNISTDDEYITMLDADEVIGEINAESVIELIDAVSFMISDDVPDQHVVNFTITVTGDDREDWVSYFQMTLNAPSLIYGGINIDDSISGDNDGILDPGESAIVTLQILNNGQSDSPYASLQLSCNNAEIAILVQTFDLGVIAANDQAEGIFEINVGTDIEIGTPVEFALVCSADNYSFLEEFVEPVGLIFEDFESGDFSGYDWTFGGNSDWQIDDLAYEGDYSAKSGTISNNQNSRILLDLNVLFSGQISFRYKVSSEGGYDLLRFYIDGEEVGAWSGELPWSQASFDISQGEHTIQWRYEKDSNVSSGSDCAWIDYIIFPAIGIPDPAEMVMDTEELNFMLEEGETGYANLEIANEGEENLIWNVTRHYLESRDSGGPDDYGYMWLDSNEAGAVDFDWIDISSTGTQVSFTHNDVGTALMPIGFTFNFYGADYDEFLINPNGWIGFGADNEEWSNSSLPDADAPRPAIMPLWDDLYPAIGGNGGGNVYYESFDDHLVVMFDGVIHYPGDFNGTYEFEVVIWDTGDIKLQYNSLDGDLDTCTIGIQDAQASDALQILHNDNYLEDELAIYIHKVINWLDISATSGEIIMNDQIILQLTAHTEELEAGEYVCELIFNTNDPLQETVIIPVNLIIGGGVIYGDVDDSQVVDAFDASCVLQYIVGLDPLPELDPIPWEAERIECADVDNNNTIEAYDGSLILQFVVGLITEFPAQNGDPVNLPDADIRLDCQLLDDELYLMVIADGDIYSFSMTAEQMEQVSLGTPELMETENALLAWNENENGWMLSCCNAYSFTDDQVIVRIPVELDSQAGEEEFMMQINASDWGEYSFDFSTVDENNDEIIYANELFGNYPNPFNPQTTLSFSVKEDNTPVKINIYNIKGQLVNTLTNEVYSSGNHLLIWDADSQPSGVYFYRSIIGDYVSTKKMLLIK